One part of the Symphalangus syndactylus isolate Jambi chromosome 1, NHGRI_mSymSyn1-v2.1_pri, whole genome shotgun sequence genome encodes these proteins:
- the LRRC55 gene encoding leucine-rich repeat-containing protein 55 has product MLRSPTFVDAGPRCSCLPVSQTLDSMDTVLMGSLQHCCCQLPKMGDTWAQLPWPGPPHPAMLLISLLLAAGLMHSDAGTSCPVLCTCRNQVVDCSSQRLFSVPPDLPVDTRNLSLAHNRIAAVPPGYLTCYMELQVLDLRNNSLMELPRGLFLHAKRLAHLDLSYNNFSHVPADMFQEAHGLVQIDLSHNPWLRRVHPQAFQGLMQLRDLDLSYGGLAFLSLEALEGLPGLVTLQIGGNPWVCGCTMEPLLKWLRNRIQRCTADSQLAECRGPPEVEGAPLFSLTEESFKACHLTLTLDDYLFIAFVGFVVSIASVATNFLLGITANCCHRWSKASEEEEI; this is encoded by the exons ATGCTCAGAAGCCCCACCTTCGTAGACGCTGGCCCCAGATGTAGCTGCCTTCCTGTGTCACAGACTCTCGATTCCATGGACACGGTCCTCATGGGCTCCCTCCAGCACTGCTGTTGCCAGCTGCCTAAAATGGGTGACACTTGGGCCCAGCTTCCCTGGCCCGGGCCACCCCACCCAGCAATGCTGCTGATCTCCCTCCTCTTGGCAGCTGGGTTGATGCACTCGGATGCTGGCACCAGCTGCCCAGTCCTTTGCACATGCCGTAACCAGGTGGTGGATTGCAGCAGCCAGCGGCTATTCTCCGTGCCCCCAGACCTGCCAGTGGACACCCGAAACCTCAGCCTGGCCCACAACCGCATCGCAGCAGTGCCGCCTGGCTACCTTACATGCTACATGGAGCTCCAGGTGCTGGATTTGCGCAACAACTCCTTAATGGAGCTGCCCCGGGGCCTCTTCCTCCATGCCAAGCGCTTGGCACACTTGGATCTGAGCTACAACAACTTCAGCCACGTGCCGGCCGACATGTTCCAGGAGGCCCATGGGCTGGTCCAAATAGACCTGAGCCACAACCCCTGGCTGCGGAGGGTGCACCCCCAGGCCTTCCAGGGCCTCATGCAGCTCCGAGACCTGGACCTCAGCTATGGGGGCCTGGCCTTCCTCAGCCTAGAGGCTCTTGAGGGCCTACCGGGGCTGGTGACCCTGCAGATTGGTGGCAATCCCTGGGTGTGTGGCTGCACCATGGAGCCCCTGCTGAAGTGGCTGCGAAACCGGATCCAGCGCTGTACAGCAG ATTCTCAGCTGGCTGAGTGCCGGGGCCCTCCTGAAGTCGAGGGCGCCCCACTCTTCTCACTCACTGAGGAGAGCTTCAAGGCCTGCCACCTGACCCTGACCCTGGACGATTACCTATTCATTGCGTTCGTGGGCTTCGTGGTCTCCATTGCCTCTGTGGCCACCAACTTCCTCCTGGGCATCACTGCCAACTGCTGCCACCGCTGGAGCAAGGCCAGTGAAGAGGAAGAGATCTGA